The Marinobacter subterrani genome has a segment encoding these proteins:
- a CDS encoding DUF481 domain-containing protein yields MDLRQAVAITAVAIAPLANGQEADNWQGETELGVLITSGNTEETNIKGRLGLIHEVETWRNTGEFRANYSETEDETTAEKYQAALETNYKFAKNQYWFLRGSYVDDRFSGYDFESTVSTGYGHRVWTSGERSFLDLSIGGGYRYNKLEMVNARGEDTEDEAIARLAGQFNYALSTNSLFQQKLSTEIGLEDNNRVTESETSLQANVVGNLSMKAAFRVKHRSDPPAGSESTDTETSLSLLYGF; encoded by the coding sequence ATGGATTTACGACAGGCTGTAGCCATTACCGCAGTAGCTATCGCACCTTTGGCCAATGGGCAAGAGGCCGATAACTGGCAGGGCGAAACCGAGCTGGGCGTGTTGATTACTTCAGGCAATACCGAAGAGACCAATATCAAAGGCCGCCTAGGCCTGATCCATGAAGTCGAAACCTGGCGTAACACCGGTGAATTCCGGGCTAATTATTCCGAGACCGAAGACGAAACCACCGCCGAAAAATATCAGGCTGCCCTGGAGACCAATTACAAATTCGCTAAGAACCAGTATTGGTTTCTCCGGGGCTCTTATGTGGACGATCGCTTTTCCGGCTACGATTTTGAGTCCACGGTCTCCACCGGTTATGGCCACCGGGTCTGGACCTCTGGCGAGCGTTCCTTTCTTGATCTCTCCATCGGTGGCGGTTACCGCTACAACAAGCTGGAAATGGTGAACGCCCGGGGTGAAGATACCGAAGATGAGGCGATTGCCCGTCTGGCAGGCCAGTTTAATTATGCCCTGTCCACCAACTCCCTGTTTCAACAGAAGCTCAGCACGGAAATCGGCCTGGAAGACAACAACCGTGTGACCGAGTCGGAAACGTCACTGCAGGCGAACGTGGTGGGCAATCTTTCCATGAAGGCCGCGTTTCGGGTGAAGCACCGGTCAGATCCTCCGGCGGGCTCTGAAAGCACCGATACCGAAACCTCGCTCTCGCTCCTCTACGGTTTCTGA
- a CDS encoding (Fe-S)-binding protein has translation MVDPIKVYPSKPAKVYFYGTCLVDMFYPDAGIAGVELLEREGIEVLFPQNQTCCGQPAYTSGYHDEARSVAKAQLDLFPDDWPIVVPSGSCGGMMRKHYPALFKDTTDEVKAAGIAGRVWELTDFLLNVCHIKLEDLGEPTTVAMHTSCSARREMGVAEVGPKLLGQLKNVNLVEQIRPEECCGFGGTFAVRHPEISGAMVSEKVDTLVDTGAKEFVTTDCGCLMNIAGYAEKNQKPLEGQHILSFLWARTQGKGGQQS, from the coding sequence ATGGTTGATCCCATCAAGGTTTACCCATCAAAACCTGCGAAAGTCTATTTCTACGGCACCTGTCTGGTGGACATGTTCTACCCGGATGCGGGTATTGCCGGAGTGGAACTGCTGGAGCGGGAAGGCATTGAAGTGCTGTTCCCGCAAAACCAGACCTGCTGCGGCCAGCCGGCCTACACCTCCGGCTACCATGACGAGGCCCGTTCGGTGGCCAAAGCCCAGTTGGATCTGTTCCCGGACGACTGGCCGATTGTGGTGCCCTCCGGTTCCTGTGGCGGCATGATGCGCAAGCATTACCCGGCCCTGTTCAAGGACACAACGGACGAAGTGAAAGCAGCCGGCATTGCCGGGCGGGTCTGGGAACTCACCGACTTCCTGCTCAACGTCTGCCACATCAAGCTGGAAGATCTGGGCGAGCCTACCACCGTGGCGATGCACACCTCTTGCTCTGCCCGCCGTGAAATGGGCGTGGCGGAAGTAGGTCCGAAACTGCTGGGCCAGTTGAAGAACGTGAACCTGGTGGAGCAGATCCGCCCGGAGGAATGCTGCGGCTTCGGCGGTACCTTTGCCGTTCGCCACCCGGAGATTTCCGGGGCCATGGTGAGCGAGAAGGTGGACACCCTGGTGGACACCGGCGCCAAAGAGTTTGTCACCACCGATTGCGGCTGCCTGATGAACATTGCCGGCTACGCCGAGAAGAACCAGAAACCCCTTGAGGGCCAGCACATTCTCAGTTTCCTTTGGGCGCGAACGCAGGGCAAAGGGGGGCAGCAGTCATGA
- a CDS encoding DUF6160 family protein produces the protein MTQSHTCHRIKATPAALSAWVLALVLPLPAMAEFQPMNDGALAGITGQAGVTIELETKLSIDRLSWTDEGSLNVNGLRLSGQNDTVLDNMKLTIDIAGDGEVLEHGFSEIARRANAGLLDPTNPDVADALAKYSVAGSFGKQFGSGDLVMHLGATSYGDPTSLDDYLQAVDFELAVDSVTSTGSEGSATLFSDILLQGYIGPTDLVIRNGGSSTRTLANGNQVSGSELQLDTHFEITNGSLNWDAADVILLFNFAAVGIEGLQIHNRRGDDTLGHFGMASATAKLSRGTSAASGNEGLSVHEVEFRADIDMPVFKIGGTSIGSVQFTDFAITDTTMMVYGH, from the coding sequence ATGACTCAGTCACACACCTGCCACCGAATAAAAGCCACGCCTGCTGCGCTTTCAGCCTGGGTTCTCGCCCTGGTCCTGCCGTTGCCGGCGATGGCGGAGTTCCAACCGATGAACGATGGCGCCCTGGCCGGTATTACCGGGCAGGCGGGGGTGACCATTGAGCTGGAAACCAAACTCAGCATTGACCGGCTGAGCTGGACCGACGAGGGTTCATTGAATGTGAACGGGCTGCGGTTATCCGGTCAGAACGATACAGTTCTGGACAACATGAAGCTGACTATTGATATTGCCGGCGATGGAGAGGTGCTTGAGCATGGGTTCTCCGAGATAGCCCGCCGAGCCAATGCGGGGTTGCTGGACCCAACCAATCCGGATGTGGCCGATGCTCTGGCAAAGTATTCTGTCGCCGGCTCTTTTGGCAAGCAGTTCGGGAGCGGTGATCTGGTGATGCACCTGGGTGCGACCAGTTACGGCGACCCGACCAGCCTGGACGACTATCTGCAGGCGGTGGATTTTGAGCTCGCCGTGGATAGCGTGACAAGCACCGGCAGCGAAGGTTCGGCCACGCTGTTTTCCGATATTCTGCTGCAGGGCTATATCGGCCCTACCGACCTGGTGATCCGTAACGGTGGCAGCTCCACCCGCACCCTGGCGAACGGTAATCAGGTGTCCGGTTCGGAACTGCAACTGGACACCCACTTCGAGATAACCAACGGCAGCCTGAACTGGGATGCCGCTGATGTGATTCTCCTGTTCAACTTCGCCGCGGTGGGCATTGAGGGGCTGCAGATTCATAACCGCCGGGGCGACGACACCCTGGGGCATTTCGGGATGGCCAGTGCAACGGCGAAACTGTCGCGGGGCACCAGCGCCGCATCTGGCAACGAGGGCCTGTCGGTGCACGAGGTGGAGTTCCGGGCGGATATCGATATGCCCGTATTCAAGATAGGTGGCACCAGTATCGGTAGCGTGCAGTTCACAGACTTTGCCATCACCGATACCACCATGATGGTCTATGGCCACTAG
- a CDS encoding lysylphosphatidylglycerol synthase transmembrane domain-containing protein, which translates to MTETTDINYSSGTSWPRLAVFSLLFVGLTAAGLYTVYDQFAGRSITFDPRLIRPAAVLSIIGLLLIYFMSDGLRLYFTLRALGHRLPLPTMFRLVFINIFFSNITPMATGGGFAQIWYLHNRGIPVGTATAATTIRTVLAVIFIFSLTPVFLLTLDALQDHAITGSVGTALAIFILIYLGFFAVLLFQTQWLIGPLTQLLSTARRMHLISEPRHRRWQFKARREMLRFSGSFSDYLRGRPLFVVLSILFTAVFLLSLFSFPALLIYWLGYSVDYLISLGLLVVTTFIMYFSPTPGASGISEGVFGSFFQDILSGNHLILVIVGWRLLTIYLGMIIGLVVFQRELIANRRSAG; encoded by the coding sequence ATGACCGAAACGACAGACATCAACTACTCCAGCGGCACCTCCTGGCCACGGCTGGCGGTGTTCAGCCTTTTGTTCGTTGGGCTGACCGCCGCCGGCCTGTATACCGTGTACGACCAGTTTGCCGGGCGCAGTATTACATTTGATCCCCGGCTGATCCGGCCGGCGGCGGTGCTTTCCATCATCGGTCTTTTGCTGATCTACTTCATGTCAGACGGTCTGCGCCTCTACTTCACGCTCAGGGCACTCGGCCACCGCCTGCCCTTGCCGACCATGTTCCGGCTGGTGTTCATCAATATCTTTTTCTCCAACATTACCCCTATGGCGACGGGGGGCGGCTTCGCGCAGATCTGGTATCTTCACAATCGCGGCATCCCCGTGGGAACAGCCACCGCAGCCACCACCATCCGGACGGTTCTGGCAGTCATATTCATCTTCTCCCTGACGCCGGTATTTTTGCTGACACTGGATGCGCTGCAGGACCACGCCATCACCGGAAGCGTCGGCACGGCCCTGGCGATCTTTATCCTCATCTACCTCGGGTTCTTCGCCGTTCTGCTGTTCCAGACCCAGTGGCTGATCGGCCCACTCACCCAACTTCTGAGCACGGCCCGCCGGATGCACCTGATCAGCGAACCCCGCCACCGGCGCTGGCAGTTCAAGGCCCGGCGAGAGATGCTGCGATTCTCCGGCAGCTTCAGCGACTACCTTCGCGGCCGGCCGCTGTTCGTGGTTCTGTCCATTCTTTTTACGGCGGTTTTTCTGCTCAGCCTGTTCAGTTTTCCTGCGCTGCTGATCTACTGGCTGGGCTATAGTGTGGATTATCTGATTTCCCTGGGGCTGCTGGTGGTCACCACGTTCATCATGTATTTTTCCCCCACGCCCGGTGCTTCCGGCATTTCCGAGGGTGTTTTCGGCAGCTTCTTCCAGGATATTCTCTCGGGTAATCACCTGATACTGGTGATTGTCGGCTGGCGTTTGCTCACTATCTACCTGGGCATGATAATCGGGCTGGTGGTTTTCCAGAGGGAGCTGATCGCCAATCGCAGGAGCGCCGGATGA
- the gloA gene encoding lactoylglutathione lyase, whose amino-acid sequence MPKHFEQAPGLHDEAVPETEGYVFNQTMMRIKEPERSMDFYTRVMGMRLVRKLDFPEMKFTLYFLGYLDDRQAGLVPHDDAHRTTYTFGREAMLELTHNWGTEDDNDFAYHNGNDEPQGFGHIGIAVPDVYAACDRLERLGVEFVKKPDDGKMKGLAFIKDPDGYWIEILQPDMLEKQRKES is encoded by the coding sequence ATGCCCAAGCATTTCGAACAGGCCCCCGGCCTCCATGACGAAGCGGTACCCGAGACCGAGGGTTACGTATTCAACCAGACCATGATGCGCATCAAGGAACCTGAGCGCTCCATGGACTTCTACACCCGAGTGATGGGCATGCGCCTGGTTCGCAAACTGGACTTTCCGGAGATGAAGTTCACCCTGTATTTCCTGGGTTACCTGGATGACCGCCAGGCCGGCCTGGTGCCCCATGATGACGCCCACCGCACCACGTACACCTTCGGCCGCGAAGCCATGCTCGAGCTCACTCACAACTGGGGCACCGAAGACGACAACGATTTCGCCTATCACAATGGCAACGACGAGCCCCAGGGCTTTGGCCACATTGGTATTGCGGTACCGGATGTGTACGCCGCCTGCGATCGCCTGGAAAGGCTGGGTGTGGAATTCGTGAAAAAGCCGGACGACGGCAAGATGAAAGGCCTGGCCTTTATCAAGGACCCGGACGGCTACTGGATCGAAATCCTGCAGCCCGACATGCTTGAGAAGCAGCGCAAAGAGAGCTGA
- a CDS encoding LutB/LldF family L-lactate oxidation iron-sulfur protein produces MSETAEHTGHHIDVKQFHPRAQAAIQNPKIRKNFRSAMDGLMAKRKAAFEGWDLETLRDLGANIRMRALANLPDLLEQLEAKLTENGVKVHWAVDGDEACRIVTAICKARDAKTVIKGKSMVSEEMELNHYLEHEGIEALESDLGEYIVQLADETPSHIIMPAIHKNTGEISQLLHDKTGTDLSNDVEYLTASARLQLREKFMNADVGVSGVNFAVAETGTLCLVENEGNGRMTTTVPKCHIAVTGIEKVVPTLEDVTGLLALLTRSATGQHITTYFNMISGPRKAEELDGPEEVHLVLVDNGRSSIYQDDELLDTLRCIRCGACMNHCPVYTRVGGHTYGTTYPGPIGKILMPHLIGLDEGRHLPTASSLCGACGEVCPVKIPIPDLLVRLRQESVDGDKLHPAKVRGHGAKRGTMEAMIWKGWAWMHASPGFYRFGTGAASKLRALQPASAGAWTDYRTAPKLAAKTLHQRMKERGQ; encoded by the coding sequence ATGAGCGAAACAGCCGAGCACACTGGCCATCACATTGACGTAAAACAGTTCCACCCCCGCGCCCAGGCGGCCATTCAAAATCCGAAGATCCGCAAGAATTTCCGCAGCGCCATGGACGGGCTGATGGCCAAGCGCAAGGCGGCATTCGAGGGCTGGGATCTGGAGACCCTGCGGGATCTGGGTGCCAACATCCGTATGCGGGCGCTTGCCAACCTGCCGGATCTTCTGGAGCAGCTTGAGGCCAAGCTCACCGAGAACGGAGTCAAGGTGCATTGGGCAGTGGACGGCGATGAAGCCTGCCGGATCGTTACCGCTATCTGCAAGGCCCGGGATGCCAAGACGGTGATCAAGGGCAAGTCCATGGTGTCCGAGGAAATGGAACTGAACCATTACCTGGAGCACGAGGGTATCGAGGCACTGGAATCGGACCTGGGAGAATACATCGTGCAACTGGCCGATGAAACTCCCTCGCACATCATCATGCCGGCGATTCACAAGAATACCGGTGAGATTTCCCAGTTACTGCACGACAAAACCGGCACCGATCTTTCCAACGATGTGGAATACCTCACCGCCAGCGCCCGCCTGCAGCTGCGGGAAAAGTTCATGAACGCGGATGTGGGGGTTTCCGGAGTCAATTTTGCGGTGGCGGAAACCGGCACCCTGTGCCTGGTGGAAAACGAAGGCAACGGCCGGATGACCACCACGGTCCCCAAATGCCACATTGCCGTGACCGGTATCGAGAAGGTGGTGCCAACCCTGGAGGACGTCACCGGCCTGCTGGCCCTGCTCACCCGTTCGGCCACCGGCCAGCACATCACCACCTATTTCAACATGATTTCCGGCCCGCGCAAGGCCGAGGAGCTGGACGGCCCCGAGGAAGTCCATCTGGTGCTGGTGGACAACGGCCGCTCGTCCATCTACCAGGACGACGAGCTGCTCGACACCCTGCGCTGCATCCGCTGCGGCGCCTGTATGAACCACTGCCCGGTGTACACCCGGGTGGGCGGCCATACCTACGGCACCACCTATCCGGGCCCGATCGGCAAGATCCTGATGCCACACCTGATTGGTCTGGATGAAGGCCGCCACCTGCCCACCGCGTCCAGCCTGTGCGGCGCCTGCGGCGAAGTGTGCCCGGTAAAAATCCCCATCCCGGATCTGCTGGTGCGGCTGCGCCAGGAATCGGTGGACGGCGACAAGCTGCACCCGGCCAAGGTCCGGGGCCACGGCGCCAAGCGCGGGACCATGGAAGCCATGATCTGGAAAGGCTGGGCCTGGATGCACGCCAGCCCCGGGTTCTACCGTTTCGGCACCGGTGCCGCCAGCAAACTGAGAGCCCTGCAGCCCGCCAGTGCCGGGGCCTGGACCGACTATCGCACGGCGCCAAAACTGGCCGCCAAAACCCTGCACCAACGGATGAAGGAGCGCGGCCAATGA
- a CDS encoding glycosyltransferase produces the protein MIFRNPLKLLFYLCLLVVVLLVGYKVYLNLFTEDFEGIHTEQVERIDRQIEPGKPFSFAVVGNINNSVGVFEDRIIPELNNSGIDLLVSAGNAVSGGGEDKYRALYGTLSHLDIPYLLTFGAHEYEDFGSFRFYDHFGPHFFSIQAGNARLIFLDSTGKTPWRWQMRWLKELLERDTSEARILFIGHPPLHPDKDAPFDQKEDYLAPPEFRDALLKTAKTHDIDLVFSANLSLYSEQAVGGTTFITTGGAGGLVMNNDISFYHYVRVNVGANGEVSHSLQRVTVGQHPILKRLESLWFFIYSLFYTGYLNFLLIVAVFAALAIKLYGAIFIGKDYYPDYDLDPAPWLERQLRIAMFTNNYLPFIGGVPISIERLRRGLEDLGDKLLVVAPRYKGQPETEAHVLRVPSLLAMGEDREFRLANIFLGRIRKRLRAFKPDIIHLHHPFWLGSLGLFVARRLKVPAIYTYHTRLEHYAHFVPLPGMLFRNLISHALIKRFANKCDGVIVPTYSTEEYLRMIGVKTPTFVQPTGIEYQRFQDVRPEEMDQLRNRLNLGDEKVFISVSRLSNEKNIDFMIEAIDALRQETDVPFRFLMIGDGHQKERLQAKIEELGLQQHFTLVGAVPPEDMATWYRLGDAFLFASKSETQGMVILEAMAAGLTVVAVRSSGIEDVVRHGFNGFKTPEKQDQWRAQVKRLLEDDELREKLAAQALDFAKDYSVEQFAADVRTIYATTLAMFAKKRNRTGSKQA, from the coding sequence ATGATTTTCCGAAACCCGCTGAAACTTCTGTTCTACCTGTGCCTGCTGGTGGTCGTTCTACTGGTAGGTTACAAGGTTTACCTGAATCTGTTCACCGAGGATTTTGAAGGGATTCATACCGAGCAGGTCGAGCGGATTGATCGCCAGATCGAGCCCGGCAAGCCCTTCAGCTTCGCCGTGGTGGGCAACATCAATAACTCGGTGGGGGTGTTTGAAGATCGCATCATTCCCGAGCTGAACAATTCCGGAATCGACTTACTCGTGTCTGCCGGCAATGCCGTCAGCGGTGGCGGTGAGGACAAGTACCGCGCCCTGTACGGCACACTGAGCCACCTGGATATTCCCTACCTGCTTACCTTCGGAGCCCACGAATACGAGGATTTTGGCAGTTTCCGGTTCTATGACCACTTCGGCCCACACTTTTTCAGCATTCAGGCGGGTAACGCCCGGCTGATATTCCTGGACAGCACCGGCAAGACACCCTGGCGATGGCAGATGCGCTGGCTGAAAGAACTGCTGGAGCGGGACACGTCCGAGGCAAGAATCCTGTTTATCGGGCATCCGCCCCTGCACCCCGATAAAGACGCCCCCTTTGACCAGAAAGAAGACTATCTGGCGCCGCCCGAGTTCCGGGACGCACTGCTCAAGACCGCGAAAACCCACGACATCGATCTGGTATTTTCCGCCAACCTGTCTTTGTACTCGGAACAGGCGGTAGGCGGCACCACCTTCATAACGACCGGAGGCGCCGGCGGCCTGGTGATGAATAACGACATCAGTTTCTACCACTACGTGCGGGTGAATGTGGGCGCCAATGGTGAGGTAAGCCATAGCCTGCAGCGCGTGACGGTGGGCCAGCACCCGATTCTCAAGCGCCTGGAGAGCCTCTGGTTCTTTATCTACTCCCTGTTCTACACCGGCTACCTCAATTTTCTGCTGATTGTTGCGGTGTTTGCCGCCCTTGCGATCAAGCTCTACGGCGCCATTTTCATCGGCAAGGACTATTATCCGGATTACGACCTGGATCCGGCGCCCTGGCTGGAACGCCAGCTTCGAATCGCCATGTTTACCAACAACTACCTGCCCTTTATCGGCGGCGTACCCATTTCAATTGAACGGTTGCGCCGGGGTCTCGAAGATCTCGGGGACAAACTGCTGGTTGTGGCGCCCCGCTACAAGGGCCAGCCGGAGACCGAAGCCCACGTGCTCCGGGTGCCCTCGCTGCTTGCCATGGGTGAGGACCGGGAGTTCCGGCTGGCCAACATTTTCCTGGGCCGGATCCGTAAACGGCTTCGCGCCTTCAAGCCCGATATTATTCACCTGCACCACCCCTTCTGGCTGGGTTCCCTGGGGTTGTTTGTTGCCCGTCGGCTGAAGGTGCCGGCTATCTACACCTATCACACCCGCCTGGAGCACTACGCTCATTTTGTGCCGCTGCCGGGCATGCTGTTCCGAAACCTGATCTCCCACGCCCTGATCAAGCGCTTTGCCAACAAGTGTGACGGCGTAATCGTGCCGACCTACTCCACTGAGGAATACCTGCGGATGATCGGGGTGAAAACACCGACGTTCGTGCAGCCCACCGGCATTGAATACCAGCGCTTTCAGGATGTTCGCCCGGAGGAGATGGATCAGCTGCGGAACAGGCTCAATCTGGGCGACGAGAAAGTGTTTATCAGCGTTTCCCGGTTATCCAACGAGAAAAACATCGATTTCATGATTGAGGCGATTGACGCCCTCCGGCAGGAGACTGATGTGCCCTTCCGGTTCCTGATGATCGGCGATGGCCACCAGAAAGAGCGCCTGCAAGCGAAGATAGAGGAACTGGGGCTGCAACAGCATTTCACTCTGGTGGGCGCCGTTCCCCCGGAAGACATGGCCACCTGGTACCGGTTGGGTGACGCCTTCCTGTTTGCCTCCAAGTCCGAAACCCAGGGTATGGTGATCCTGGAAGCAATGGCCGCCGGCCTGACGGTGGTGGCCGTGCGCTCCAGTGGCATAGAGGATGTGGTACGGCACGGATTCAATGGCTTCAAGACGCCGGAGAAGCAGGACCAGTGGCGGGCACAGGTAAAAAGACTCCTGGAAGACGATGAGCTGCGGGAGAAGCTGGCTGCGCAGGCGCTGGATTTCGCCAAAGATTATTCCGTGGAACAGTTCGCTGCCGATGTGCGCACCATTTACGCCACCACCCTGGCCATGTTTGCCAAGAAGCGGAACCGGACTGGCAGCAAACAGGCATAG
- a CDS encoding LutC/YkgG family protein encodes MSSRETILQRLRNRTGGELTVPACDFSVLERPDWSTEERIERFEKMIESVHGEVHRCTEDSWMDRLAEILSTRGARNLLVAKSHDIGQSLRNAGRNDLPELLIYDEPIESWQAHLFNEVEASITSTRGGIAETGSLILWPTVDEPRLMSLVPPVHIAILKASELYTTFHEAMKAQNWAAGMPTNALLISGPSKTADIEQTLAYGVHGPKELIVLVIE; translated from the coding sequence ATGAGTTCCCGGGAAACGATTCTGCAGCGCCTGCGCAACCGCACTGGTGGCGAGCTGACGGTACCGGCGTGCGATTTTTCCGTGCTTGAGCGGCCAGACTGGTCCACGGAGGAGCGCATTGAACGGTTCGAGAAAATGATCGAGTCGGTCCATGGGGAAGTTCACCGCTGCACCGAAGATAGCTGGATGGATCGCCTTGCCGAAATCCTGTCCACCCGGGGTGCCCGCAACCTGCTGGTGGCGAAGTCTCACGACATCGGCCAGTCGCTGCGTAATGCCGGCCGTAACGATCTGCCGGAACTGCTGATCTACGATGAGCCCATTGAAAGCTGGCAGGCGCATCTGTTCAATGAAGTGGAGGCCAGCATCACCTCCACCCGGGGTGGGATTGCCGAAACCGGCTCGCTGATCCTCTGGCCGACGGTCGATGAACCGCGGCTCATGAGCCTGGTACCGCCCGTGCACATTGCTATCCTCAAGGCCTCGGAACTCTATACCACCTTCCATGAGGCCATGAAGGCGCAGAACTGGGCCGCTGGCATGCCGACCAATGCCCTGTTAATCTCTGGCCCTTCCAAAACCGCCGACATCGAACAAACCCTTGCTTACGGTGTTCACGGCCCCAAAGAGTTGATTGTACTGGTTATTGAATGA
- a CDS encoding DMT family transporter: MIRGALLIALAALLWATTGIVAKFLFTGTALQPITLGFLRLVVALPFFWLLMRREQARLERASHGSMVPGSSLRSLTLKALLPLAALGLFQAFYQGSYLLAVDLTGAGIATLIALCLPPVLVAILAAPLLGEKPGMLTVLSLIAAIAGTAMLVLSDMDTSGTLRLAGIMMALLAASVYTGFTLTSRYSSAGTPVFTTAFICFFTAALILLPVVALSGGFEGLGSLELRHWLMVGYIGVVPTCIGYVSFFSGMRTTPATLSSIIVTLEPLFVALLAWVFLEEILGPIGIAGALILTVAVIVASRYGSKPASGPEETGAD, encoded by the coding sequence ATGATCCGAGGCGCCCTGCTCATCGCCCTGGCTGCCCTGCTCTGGGCGACCACGGGTATTGTTGCGAAATTCCTGTTCACCGGCACCGCACTGCAGCCCATCACCCTGGGCTTTCTGAGGCTGGTGGTGGCGTTGCCGTTTTTCTGGCTGCTGATGCGGCGGGAGCAGGCTCGCCTTGAGCGCGCCAGCCACGGCAGCATGGTGCCGGGCAGCTCACTACGAAGCCTGACGCTCAAAGCCCTGCTTCCGCTCGCCGCTCTGGGACTGTTCCAGGCGTTCTACCAGGGCAGCTACCTGCTGGCGGTAGACCTCACCGGTGCCGGCATTGCCACCCTGATTGCCCTCTGTCTGCCCCCGGTGCTGGTGGCCATTCTTGCCGCGCCCCTGCTGGGGGAAAAACCCGGTATGCTTACGGTTCTCTCACTGATCGCGGCCATTGCCGGTACCGCCATGCTGGTGCTGAGCGATATGGACACCAGCGGTACCCTGCGCCTTGCCGGCATCATGATGGCGTTGCTGGCCGCCAGCGTTTACACCGGCTTTACCCTCACCAGCCGCTACAGTTCCGCCGGCACGCCAGTGTTTACCACGGCGTTTATCTGCTTCTTTACGGCAGCATTGATCCTGTTGCCGGTGGTGGCACTCAGTGGCGGGTTCGAAGGCCTGGGCAGCCTGGAGTTAAGACACTGGCTGATGGTGGGCTATATCGGCGTGGTGCCGACCTGCATTGGCTATGTGAGCTTCTTCAGCGGCATGAGAACCACACCGGCCACGCTCTCGAGCATCATCGTGACTCTGGAACCCCTGTTCGTGGCCCTGCTGGCCTGGGTGTTCCTGGAGGAGATACTGGGGCCTATCGGCATTGCCGGCGCGTTGATCCTTACCGTAGCGGTGATCGTCGCCTCCCGCTACGGCAGCAAACCCGCGTCCGGCCCGGAGGAGACCGGTGCGGACTGA
- a CDS encoding YbgA family protein, with protein sequence MSGIPVGISTCLLGKEVRHDGGHKHSRYCTQVLSKHFEFRSICPELEAGLGVPRPAIHLREYSDGLQLIETKGTADHTDTMQGFIHQVLPTLADLRGYILMAKSPSCGMERIKVHNEKGQVTRRDGRGMFAEALLNAYPLMPVEEEGRLNDDMLRENFIERVFAYDDWMQNVASDKLSARALIEFHTRHKFQLLAHSEKIYRQLGPMLGDLKSEPLEDIAGRYIHLFMEAMSQRVSRGSHMNAMQHVMGYLRGSMGDEDRKVLMEQMEAYRRGEVPLVVPMTLLRMAQRREPVDYLHAQQYLTPYPDELGLRNNV encoded by the coding sequence GTGAGCGGCATCCCCGTCGGAATCAGCACCTGCCTGCTGGGCAAGGAAGTTCGCCATGACGGCGGACACAAGCATTCCCGCTACTGCACCCAGGTGCTGTCAAAGCATTTTGAGTTTCGTTCCATCTGCCCGGAGCTGGAAGCGGGTCTGGGTGTGCCCCGCCCCGCCATTCACCTGCGCGAATACAGCGATGGCCTGCAGCTGATTGAAACCAAAGGCACGGCGGATCACACGGACACCATGCAGGGCTTTATCCACCAGGTTCTGCCCACTCTGGCGGATCTTCGGGGTTACATCCTGATGGCCAAGTCACCGAGTTGCGGTATGGAGCGCATCAAGGTGCACAACGAGAAAGGTCAGGTTACCCGCCGGGACGGCCGCGGGATGTTCGCCGAGGCACTACTGAATGCCTATCCGCTGATGCCGGTGGAAGAAGAAGGGCGCCTCAATGACGACATGCTCCGGGAAAACTTTATTGAGCGGGTGTTTGCCTACGATGACTGGATGCAGAATGTCGCCAGCGACAAGCTCTCAGCCAGGGCGTTGATTGAATTTCACACCCGACACAAGTTCCAGCTTCTGGCCCACTCAGAGAAAATTTACCGGCAGCTCGGTCCCATGCTTGGAGACCTGAAATCGGAGCCGCTGGAAGATATTGCCGGGCGCTATATCCACCTGTTCATGGAAGCCATGAGCCAGAGGGTCAGCCGGGGTTCGCACATGAACGCCATGCAGCACGTGATGGGCTACCTGCGGGGTTCCATGGGCGATGAGGACCGCAAGGTTCTGATGGAGCAGATGGAGGCTTACCGCAGAGGAGAGGTGCCACTGGTGGTGCCCATGACCCTGCTGCGCATGGCCCAGCGGCGGGAGCCGGTAGATTACCTGCATGCCCAGCAGTACCTCACGCCTTACCCGGACGAACTGGGGCTTAGAAACAACGTCTGA